Within the Polyodon spathula isolate WHYD16114869_AA chromosome 57, ASM1765450v1, whole genome shotgun sequence genome, the region GGATCTTGGCCACCACTGGAGAAATCTGGGggtaaaaaaaaggacaaaagagATGAAGGTACAGGTTCGGAAAGACGGGTCAGCTGAGAGAATTTGAACAGTGAACTTTAACCCTAATCAAAAAAATGCAGTACAGTTTTGCATTGGCCCCTTTCTGCATATAAACCGGGATTAATGTAAGTTGCTGGACTACTATGCAACTGGTATATGTTAAGACATTAAAAGAAACTTAGCAAATACACTGCAAAAACGTtttgacaaatactttttcaatatCTTTAACAAAAGCAAGTTGGGAAATGTTTTGGTGTCGTGTGTGCAACTGGCAGTCGGGGCAAATCTGAATACATTCTATGCGTCTGGGCCCTGATCCCATTGCTGAACCTGCAGTACTAGTATATAAACAGCTACAAGGTAAATGCATGTGTAACTGAGGTTAGAGGTTAAAGGAATATGCAGAACAACTTGACTATAGACCCAGTGCAGCGCTCTGCTACACTGCTACAGCTTGACTTACATCCTCCAAGTAGACGGATGCCTGATAAGGTCCTCTCAGAAACCTGTCACATTGCTCCTGCTGCCACTCCAGCACTCTCCGCCCCCGCTCCAGGTGAGCCCAGGCAATCCTGTTGGTTCCAAACACTACAGAAACTACACTGCTTGCCTCCtggatgaaaaaaagaaaggattgaCTATAATATAAACACGTTGGGCAGTTTGCTCAAAGTGGAAGGACAGTGTCATACCTCAAGCCTATTCCTTTCCATCTGTGGTTTGATGAACTTGACAGCCTGGACTTTAGGCTTCCTCCTTTCGCTCCGGTCAGCCGGGTTGAGAATGGAGTTGAACACGACCGCTGTGGTTTTATGTTTTAGGAGCGGTACGTTCATGACGCTGTGCAGGTCTTTAAAAGGTCCGTTCCTCGTTCTGTACTCGATTATGTTGCTCGATTTCCTTCCCCGGAGCATCTTCACAGAAGCCAGCTCGCTCTCGGAGGCGGTGTTCAGGACCCGCAGAATGACAGCGCGCTGCTCCGGTGTGTAACACGCATCCAGCGGTTTATCGTGCTTGCTATCCAGGCAGGGCTGAGACGGGTTGAGGAGATCGATGTCCGCAGAAGCGATGTGACTCGTCCGGCAGCAGGTGCAGTGGAGAAAGCGGTGCTGGAGCTCCGGGGGGCACACCAAGGGGCTGCGGAACAAGCCATGCCGTCCTAAAGAAAAACACCccaaaaatacagaacaaatataGTGTGCACTAAGATAGATAACAAATGACTTAGCTGGTTTTCAACTGGTCATGCTGGCTCAAGAATGTGCAATGTATAAACATGCTGTGAAAGAGGATTCGTATCACTGTCCCCCTCCTAGCACATCGACCTTGGCATGCATGTGAAATTCTAAGGGTACAGATGGGCAGCAAACTGGCGCGCTGAATTTCAGTAGTGTAGTTTAAGCTCTATCGCTGTACTTCTCGACGCATCCCCCCCCCGTTACACTTGCGCTGGTTCAAACGGAAATGTAATTCGTGGCACTTGTAACACGACTTTATTTGTGCCTGTAAATGCATATTCAATACAATTCCGTTTCTAAGACCAGCATTATAAAATGCACGTAACTTGGTGGAAGGAAGCAATTAAACGAATGCTACTACAGCGTGTCGGCCTATGTGCACACACTACTCGTCCTTGTTAAACGTGATTAGTGTGATCCCAACAGTATAACTTGAGTTCGTGTTTACCTTTCTTTATAACTGTCCAGAGATGCTTTGAAACCCACATTGCTTTCATAACTCGTCCTCTGCAGCACAGGTCCAGGGCTCGGGTAAggcaatacatatatatattttttgttccgGGACGTTTCGTTCCGCTCTACCAGTGCAGCGTGTGAActctgtataataaatatattacgGGAATGTTGCATGGCAACGCTCCACCTGTTTAGTTATATGACTGACACTGTAATTTGTATCTATGTCTATAGTATGCCCTAAACTAATTTTGTAATTGGATTGCCCGTGTTGATACATGGCATGCCAGATGCAAGTTATTTTGACTTTCTTTCAATCCAGCACAGCTCTGTCTAATATAATTCCCAAACTTCTCTTtgtgcaatactttttttttttttttttaacgaatacAGTAACGAATCAGGTGAAAAAGCAACACGCACATTACATTGCATCTTTAATGAGCGCTAGAGAGGCAGTCCAGAgtcaaaaaatgttattttcacgCCCCTTTGTGTTCAGTTTTTATGATTGAGTAGGGGAAAAAAACATAAGATTGTAGGCTAGAGTGCAGTAAGAAAATCCCACGAACATAACGTCACCACATTgtgtcagtaaaaaaataaatactagccTCATTAAACACGGCGTCAAACGCCCTGCTGAGCAACGAAATTACAAGCGCCCAGTATAAATCACAGAAACGTGACAGGCAGCACTGCACTAACACAACTATGGATTACTTATTCCTAGTAAAACACGTTTTATTTTAAcgcacgtctttttttttttaatatattgtgacTGGAAAACAACAGGATAACAATCCCTATGGTTTGTTATACTATTAGGGATAGTCTACACGGCGATCTCGGGTGATTAGGTGGATTTCCTCTTTTTTATAGCAGAGTTTGTCGTTATTGTTCTCCAGTTCTTTGCGGAATACAATTGTGTGAACAGATCCGCCTgcttgaaaacagaaaaaatccCACTTTTGTCCACGGCGCTGGTGCAGTAGAAGTCAGCGGCATGGCCGATCGGGACCATAACAAGAGAGTTCTCTTGGAGCTTTTGAAACGTCCAGACAACGCCACCTGTGCCGACTGCGGAGCCCCGGGTAGGCAACCCTgacttgtgttattatttctaaataatatTGCGCTTAATATTGTTCCGTAACAGTGCAATCTTTTAGGTTGTTATTTTCTCCTGTACTTTGCTGCGCAGCCGAGACTGGGAAGGTTAATTAGCGGACGGAAACTCTTTGTTATATTATCTGTGTTATATTTCCTGGTGTGCTTAGttgttcttttgtatattttataaggaAAGTAATACGATCCATAGGCAGGCGTGGAAATATACACCTACTATAGCGCTGACGTTAATGTCTCCAGCCCCCGGGTATCTTAAGCGATTCACCTGGTCGTATTCGGTAACCCTTTCGTTGTTTAGTTAAACATTTCCAGtgtaatatatgttttctttctttcggGTGCAACAGCACTATAGAGTAGTCTTATCCCAGAACAGAAAAACAGAACTGAATTTAAAAAGGGAAGCaaccctctgtctctctttcAGTAGTGTCCGTTTCTTTTCAAACGAAAACGGCTGATGCTGTCAAATTTTTGTAGGACTTCTGCACACTGAACTGGTCTCTTTCCTGCCCAGCAGGCtatctgtgaaaatgtgttattttcacaATTGACACACCGCAGCGGTTAATCCAAGCACCTGCTTTTAAACGCAATACTCAAAAACCTATTTGCAATGAACAGCATTCTGCTAAAATTAACGTCTCACAGTGTCGACCTATTACTTAAACTCGAAGCCACTGtcattggcttcaaatgaaagcattacaccgattattaaattaaatctaaaatatCGATGCAGTTCCTTCGTTGGAATTGGTAAGTGATCCCAACACTGCCTGCATTGTCTCCGGATTCTCGGTGCGGTGCTGTGTGTTACAGAGACCGGTGATTCAGTAGATAGCTCAGGCTAGACTGGGCGGCACCTGGTATGACAAGTCGATGAATTGCTTCTGTCAGATGTAATTTACACAGCGACGTCGCGAAACTGTGATTTTGGGAAGTTAAAACTGCAGCATGATCTGTCTAGTTATATAAACAGGCCATTTTCTGTAAGTGATTTTTTTCACACGCATTACTGACACACAAATCTGAGTCAGCATGTTTACTGGACATCACATCTCGATAAAGGTTCAAATGAATTATCGTGAGTCAGTCTCTGTATTCAAGCACGGTTCCTCATTCAGGCAATGCCTTTATGCAGTCTTTGCaataaattagtaaaataaacacgACACTGCTTTACGAGCTGGGTTGTAGCTCTCCTCTATCACGCTAATccagatttctttctttcattcgtTTTACCAATGGCCTGTCCATCTGTGTGTTGTTCCTAGACCCAGACTGGGCCTCATACAAGCTCGGCGTGTTTATTTGCC harbors:
- the tefm gene encoding transcription elongation factor, mitochondrial, which encodes MYCLTRALDLCCRGRVMKAMWVSKHLWTVIKKGRHGLFRSPLVCPPELQHRFLHCTCCRTSHIASADIDLLNPSQPCLDSKHDKPLDACYTPEQRAVILRVLNTASESELASVKMLRGRKSSNIIEYRTRNGPFKDLHSVMNVPLLKHKTTAVVFNSILNPADRSERRKPKVQAVKFIKPQMERNRLEEASSVVSVVFGTNRIAWAHLERGRRVLEWQQEQCDRFLRGPYQASVYLEDISPVVAKIPEADFFILEKPGISLQNTNLFPIMLHLRTVEAMLYSLLGVRYQQDGQQRVLSMARTAVGKHFELMVGESRTSGAELVRQLLSDSVTQKHPRVAFPQSMVVRYRNMFQLGARNHREEMCDALLQALAFYELLAGD